One region of Oryza sativa Japonica Group chromosome 5, ASM3414082v1 genomic DNA includes:
- the LOC4338287 gene encoding polygalacturonase At1g48100: MGGGPSRLGLPRLLMVVALVLLPLCGFGVHGRNHIHKKPHGGGGGGGRQHRGGGTVVSSPAVPPADEQTQPPGIVPSDPVIPAQPEQCVFDVRAFGAVGDGTTDDTEAFRAAWRAACAVESAVISVPSDGTFTITTTTFTGPCKPGLVFQVDGVLMPPDGPDCWPPSDNRRQWLVFSNLDGLTLRGAGTIEGNGEGWWNLPCKPHRGPNGSTLRGPCDSPTLVRFFMSRNLVVEGLRVENSPEFHFRFDGCSDVRVDGLSIRSPANSPNTDGIHVENTQRVAIYNSMISNGDDCISIGTGSYDVDIQNVSCGPGHGISIGSLGVHNSQACVANVTVRNAVIRNSDNGLRIKTWQGGMGSVSGINFDTVSMENVRNCIIIDQYYCLDKRCMNQSTAVHVTDVSYANVRGSYDVRAAPIHFACSDTVPCTNITMSEVELLPFSGELVDDPFCWSAYGLQQTPTIPPIYCLQDGLPDSLLDNPDLRCR, translated from the exons ATGGGAGGAGGACCTTCGAGGTTGGGCTTGCCGCGGTTGTTGATGGTGGTGGCGCTTGTGCTTCTGCCATTGTGTGGTTTCGGTGTCCATGGAAGGAACCATATCCACAAGAAGCcgcatggcggcggtggcggaggaggccggcaGCACAGGGGTGGCGGCACGGTGGTGTCCTCCCCTGCGGTCCCACCGGCGGACGAGCAGACGCAGCCGCCTGGCATTGTCCCCTCGGACCCGGTCATCCCTGCCCAGCCGGAGCAGTGCGTGTTCGACGTCAGGGCGTTTGGTGCGGTGGGCGACGGCACGACGGACGACACCGAGGCGTTCCGGGCGGCGTGGAGGGCGGCCTGCGCCGTGGAGTCGGCCGTCATCTCGGTGCCGTCCGACGGCACGTTCACCATCACCACGACCACGTTCACCGGGCCGTGCAAGCCCGGCCTCGTCTTTCAAGTGGATGGGGTGCTGATGCCGCCGGACGGGCCGGACTGCTGGCCGCCGTCGGATAACCGGCGGCAGTGGCTCGTCTTCTCCAACCTCGACGGCCTGACGCTGCGCGGCGCCGGCACGATCGAGGGCAACGGCGAGGGCTGGTGGAATCTCCCCTGCAAGCCTCACAGG GGTCCGAACGGGTCGACGCTGCGCGGCCCGTGCGACAGCCCGACG TTGGTGAGGTTCTTCATGAGCCGAAACCTGGTGGTGGAGGGCCTGAGGGTGGAGAACAGCCCGGAGTTCCACTTCCGGTTCGACGGCTGCAGCGACGTGCGCGTCGACGGGCTGTCCATCAGGTCGCCGGCGAACAGCCCCAACACCGACGGCATCCACGTCGAGAACACCCAGCGCGTTGCCATCTACAACTCCATGATCAGCAACG GTGATGACTGCATCTCAATTGGGACGGGGAGCTACGACGTCGACATTCAAAATGTTTCTTGCGGCCCTGGACACGGCATAAG CATCGGGAGCTTGGGCGTGCACAACTCGCAGGCGTGCGTGGCGAACGTGACGGTGCGGAACGCGGTGATCCGGAACTCGGACAACGGGCTGCGGATCAAGACGTGGCAGGGCGGGATGGGGTCGGTGTCCGGGATCAACTTCGACACGGTGAGCATGGAGAACGTGCGGAACTGCATCATCATCGACCAGTACTACTGCCTGGACAAGCGGTGCATGAACCAGTCCACCGCCGTGCACGTCACCGACGTCTCCTACGCCAACGTCCGGGGATCCTACGACGTCCGCGCGGCCCCGATCCACTTCGCCTGCAGCGACACCGTCCCCTGCACCAACATCACCATGTCCGAGGTCGAGCTGCTCCCCTTCAgcggcgagctcgtcgacgaCCCATTCTGCTGGAGCGCCTACGGCCTCCAGCAGACGCCCACCATCCCGCCCATCTACTGCCTCCAGGACGGCCTGCCGGACTCGCTCCTCGACAACCCGGACCTCAGATGCCGATGA